The window TGGCTACATGGCGGTTGAGGTCTTGGACCAAGATCTTGAGAAAGCGATCCAGTTGGAAGAATGGAAAGCCGGCCTGGGCAACACACGAACAGTCATCAGATACAAGCTGGAACTAACTACAAGGACGGACGGATGGAACATGGCACAATGAAGATAAATACCATGGATACGGGGCCGGCATTTGTCTTCTTCTGTGAGactttgaggttgaggagcgGGCCGTATTCATCGGCGTGCTCGAAGTACAGCTCGTAGAAGCCGCCGACACGGGTGAGCAGCACGCAATTGTCAAACTTCTGCATGTTGCGGCGGGCCTGCTGCACCACTGTCGGGTACTGGGGCTCGTCATCTTGTTCCACTGGAGCCGGCGTCTCTGGTGGTACGATCAGCCCCTGTGGCAGCTCGTCCAGCTTGACGACGGTAGTTTTCTTGCCGCGGAGCTGAAGGTGTTGCAAGGGAGCCAGACGAGCCGCACGCGTTCCAGACGCAGCAGAGGGTCCAGAAAACAAGGCCGTGGTTACATGTCGGACACCACACCGCCCGACGGTGGCGGGACCACAGCGCGGGTGGCAGCGAGTTGTCTGGGCGAGACACGCTATCCGGAGGCGCGgaactggtggtggtcgcgAGGACAGCATCAGGAGAAGAGAATAATCAGGATTGGTTGTTGACGAGGCGACAACGTGATGGAAATTCTAGTGTTAAGAGTTGTCCTGTAAAATCCGAGAATTCTTGGCGATGCGGCGGGCGGAATCCCCCGCAGACACTGACTGGGCAGGGATTTATTCTGGAGTGGCTTTCCAGGGGACAAAAAGCTTCTTTTGTTGCAGTTCTCTCAGGTCTTCCCAGTGGTTGTCGCGGAAACCCCCTTTGAATTCGCTGGCCACaaaaaacccccaaaaaaaccccaaaaacccccaaaaaaaaaaaaaccaaaaaaaaaaaaaaaaaaaaagcgacAATCGGCAAAGGCATGCAGCACAGCGCACAGCCCTCAGCCTTCAGCCCTACGAGAATTCATGAAAAAAGGCAAACTTCGGTCAGCCCAGGTGTGGGTTCTGACGACCGACCTTCACCTGCCCCGCGGTGGTGAGAGGCGTCTTGCCTGATCTAGTCAAACTTCGATGTCTTGGAAAGCGGGCATGGGCCCATTCGCGGTCTGGATCATGTGTTTGTTGCTGAGAGACGACATCTGCGAATCATGCACCTCCAACAATGCAGCAAACGTGTTTTTCATAACAACCAAACACCGAAAAATAGACAAGACAGACACGAAGGGTTAAAAATGGCCCGAAAAACCACCTGCCGATGGCCACCTAGCAAATCCTGGCAATTTGGCAGGGCCTGTTCCCCGGAAGACGGGATATCTGTTGTCGACGTTTCATTGATACCAGGTAGGATGGAAGCTGTCTAGCTGCCTAACTGCTGTGTAATGGTGGAGGAGTAGGTATCCGTACATTACAGCATGCAGAATGGAGGTGGGATGCAGCTTCAGACGAACGTGGATGATGCCTCTTCTCATCATTGATTAAATCCGAAGAGGACAAAGTGCCCTGGCCTGGCATGATTAAGGGTGGCCCGATGGTGCTCTCGAGCTGGGCAGTCCCCCTGATGGCGATTTGCCAGCCGCCGTCGGTATCGACCGATTTTGGCCTGCTTCTGCCATCATACCCACGCTTCCCGACCTGGTCCTCAGCCCATTTTTCCATGCTCCGCCCGCCAACCCCAGTCGAACCGAGCTTATCATGCCTCTGCCCATTGCCAAACCAAACATGCCAGGTTGTGCACCCGACTTTGGATGCCGTTCCTTTCTCGAAAAAAGTAGCATCCAGGCACTGGTTCCATAGCCAACGTCACTTCACCAGGGTTCCCTTACCTAGCCGTGTTATTCAAGTATTATTCAATATCAAAGGACTGTAGGTCAAGGTATAAGACGCTCTCGTcgctctccccctccccacctgcggggcttcttctttgaaAGATTCTTTCATCTCTTGCTTGATACCCTATCTATCCATCATCTATTTTTATTCTCCGGGCTTGCCCCAACCTATTCGATCCGAGATTATCTGTCGCAAATTGTCGTTTCCCCTCTTATGAGCGCGAACAGTATCGAACGACACTCGAGGACCCTGCAACATCAGCAAGCAATTACACACACTTACCTCTACGATAAATCACAAACCGGTCATGATGGCGGCGCCAATGCCAGGGCCGCTTTCCTTGAACCCCCAGATTCCcgtcacccctcccccggaCCACCACATGTTCATGAAAGGGCTCTTTCCACCAAACGCCTTTCAACAACTAGGGcatcacaaccacaaccaccaacatcacagccaaccaccacagcaatACCGCGGAATCGGTTTAGGATTACAACACCACgaaccaaccccatcaaacTCCACAACCTCCGGCCCACACATCAAATCCGAAGCTGATCCCCCCAGTCTCATCTCCCCAAGACCATCCTCCCGATCAACAatgcaaccaccaccaccccaactccaaacctccccaacattccccccttcctatccctcttccaagccccaacaacaacaacaacaacaacaacaacaacaccaccaccaacaacaacaacaacaacaacaacaacaacatcaacaacaacaacaacaacaacaacaaccaggtttccccccctccacagtCGGAATCGACCCCGCCACAGCAGCCCAAGCGGCCGTCGACCCCCGCTACATAGCCATGGCCTCCCGCATAGCCTCGTACTACCAACAGCGCTGCCAAGCGGTAGCCAacttccagcagcagcgctgCCAGCAGTGGGCCGCTGCCCAGAGAGCAAAATGCCAGGAGATGACACAGGCGGCGATGCTGGTCGTGGCGTGGTATATCAGGGACCGTATCAACAGGCGGAGAAAACGGCAGAAAAAGACCTTCAAGCGGGCGCTCAATAATAAAAACAGCGCCAAGAGTAAGGTGACGAAGGGGGAGACGGTGAGGAAttgggtgatgggtgttcctttggagaagggggattTTGTGCCGGGGAGGGAGCTGCCTAAGGATGAACAAGAAAGAGATTTTGATATGGATaggatgggggagagggaggaggataaggATGGGAGGTTGTTTGAGGTGGCGGATGGGTTGATTAAGAGCCAgctggcgagggtggaggtgccgtttttggggttggtggggtttgaggagagtgagagtgaggagagtgagggtgagagtgagatgagttatgaggaagaggagttggaagagggggaggaatatgaggaggaggaggaagaggaggaatatgaagaggaggaagagcatgtggggatggggaaggggaaggaggaggagaatacTATGGGGAGTTTGAGCAAGGATGCGCAGTTGGGGACGGTAGAGGGAACGGATAGGAGGAAGAGTAGGGATAGTAGTGTTTTATGATGAGGGTTATGAAATGGGTTATGAGGCGTTTGGGTATATACACGCATGGGGGTTCATGGGCCGTATATAGGGTTTGGTattttgtgtttttgttttatttttattttatatTCTTGGGTGGGATTAGCCAGcggttgacgatgatgggtTATGCATAGGATTTGAACTGGAATGTAGTATTTTTGAATAAATAGGTAATGCCGTATTGTGTCTAGACCTGTAGGACCTTGGGTACACCATCCGGTGGCTTTGCTAGATCACTCTTGTCTTGGGTTTCATTTCCGTGGATTATGTGACGAACAAGTTATATCCAGCCTTGTGCACTGTGGCCTGTTGCCTACCTACGGCTTAAACGACTTGAATCAGCAGGTAGCTCGGGACCGACTCGAGGCTGAATGACTAGTCCGTGAGATTTGATCTGATATTGATCAAAGACAGCAGGCAGACAGGCGGTAACACCCATTTCGGCAATTGCTCAGGGCCagttgagagagagagaaggttGAGATAATCAACAGGGGCAGGCATCTTACCCCATGATCCCTTGGGTGGAACTGGTGGGACAGAGCGGTGGAGATGCCGGCTCGTGATTGGTCGCCTAGCACGGCGGGGAACTGCGGGGAGCCGGGATGtggtcttgttcttggtAACACACCCCTGTCATCCGCCCTGCCCGCCCTGGCAGCTTCCGCCATCACCAGGACGAAGCTGCATCCGTTGACCAACCACTTCCGTACACAGTAGTACTTGCCCTTGATTTACGCCCGTCACGGAGATTCACAGACTTTgactctttctctctctccaaaCCTGACCAGGCACCTGAACGTGAACCTTAACCTCCTCTCTCTACCTCCCAATCATCACAACAATATATATAAGTGCTGCAGACGCCCGGTGCCTCGACAGCTACAGTTTGATCATCCGCTCTCATAGCTCTTTGactcttccttttcctcacaacacttgagcttcttcttatACAACAttccaaccccttcttcgGTCACCATGGGCGGCGAAAACCACTGCGGGAATGGTCCTAGAAGTGACTATCCCATCCGGGCTCCCAAACCAGTCGGCCAGTACATCAGCCAAATCTACAAGTCTCGCATCGGCCAATTCTACGCCAGGGGCCAATATGCCAACGAAAACCTCCTTTCCATGATGAACGATGCCGTCGTCTACGGCGAGCCTCATGTCCAACTCTGGGTTTGGCACGCTCCTGGACAGACCAGGCCAACCTTCAAAGAGGCCGTCTCTCATGACTTTGAAAAGACCAAGGTCGGCGCCAGCTTTGGTCCATCCTGGACCACTCATTGGTTCAGGGTCAAGATCACAGTCCCGGACAATGTTCGCGATCAGGAGCTGGTCGAGTTTCACTGGGACGCCAACAACGAGGGTTTGATCTGGTCCGAGGACGGCAAGCCTCTCCAGGGCCTcactggcggcggcgagagAGTGGAGTGGGCTCTTCCCAAGCCCTTCCTTGATGGAAAGGAACACACCTTTTACGTCGAGATGGCTTGCAACGGCATGTTTGGCATCGGCCAGGGTGACCTCATCGCTGCTCCCGACCCGAACAGGTACTACACCGTCGAGAGAGCCAACATTGTAGCGGTCAACCCGGACGCTCGCGGCCTGCATATCGATACTTGGATCATTGGCGACGCCGCCAAAGAATTCCCCTCGGACTCCCCTGAGCAGCATCATGCTCTGGATGTTTACAACAGGATTATCGAGGCCTTCGAGCCCGGCAACAAAGACTCGCTCAAGACGTGCCGGAAGATTGCTCAGGAGTACCTCGGCCCCGATGTCGACTCACACAAGGTGTACGAGAGTGACAAGAAGCCTCTTGTCTTTGGTATTGGCCACTGCCACATCGACAGTTGCTGGCTCTGGCCATTTGATGAGaccaagcgcaaggttgccCGATCATGGTCCAACCAGTGCAATTTGATGGAGAGGTATCCCGAGCTCAACTTTGCCTGCTCCCAAGCCCAGCAGTACAAGTGGCTCAAAGAACTGTACCCCTATGTCTTTGAGCGTGTCAAGCAGAAGGTCAAGGATGGCCAGTTCCACCCCATCGGCGGCAGCTGGGTTGAGCACGACACCAACCTGCCCAGCGGCGAGTCTCTAGTCCGTCAGTTCGTGTACGGCCAGCGCTTTTTCGAGGAAAACTTTGGGAAGCGCTGTCAGACCTTCTGGCTGCCCGACACCTTTGGATACTCCAGCCAGCTCCCTCAACTGTGTCGGCTGGCCGGCATGACGCGCTTCCTCACCCAGAAGCTCAGCTGGAATAACATCAACAAGTTCCCGCACACCACCTTCAACTGGGTTGCTCTGGATGGCTCACAGGTGATATGCCACATGCCGCCGGCTGAAACATACACGGCGGAGGCCCACTTCGGCGATGTCAAGCGTAGCATGTCGCAGCACAAGTCTCTTGACCAGGACCCGACCTCGCTTCTTGTTTTTGGAAAGGGagacggtggcggcggccCTACCTGGCAGCATCTCGAGAAGCTCCGCCGCGCTCGTGGTATCAGCGACACGGTAGGCCTTCTCCCTCGGGTGCACATGGGCAGCTCGGTCGATGACTTCTTCGATCACCTCGAAGCCAAGGGCGACAAGCTCGTGACGTGGTATGGCGAGCTGTACTTTGAATTGCACCGCGGAACATACACCACTCAGTCCAACAACAAGCGCAACAACCGCAGAGCCGAAGACGCGCTCCGTGCTGTCGAGCTGCTGGCTACCATTGCCTCGATCGAGGGACACTGCGCCTAtcccaagaaggagattgatgaGATGTGGGAGTCGGTTCTTCTTTGTCAGTTCCACGACTGCTTGCCCGGAAGCTCGATTGAGATGTGCTATCATGATTCTGATGAGGTGAGGATCTGAATCTGCATAGCGAGATGGTTGCTGACATGATGTGCAGATTTACAAGAAGGTTTTTGAGACCGCCGAGAAGATTCTCGGCGAGGCTACAGGCCTCCGTGAAGCCACCGCCGATGCTGTCACGTCAAACACTGGCGTGGCATTCACCTCGCTTCCGTGGTCGCGTCACGAGATAGTCGAGCTTGCCGATGGCGAGCTTGCCGTCGCTTCCGGCCCAGGCCCCTTTATGAAACTTCGGCCTTTCTCCCTTGAGAGCGAGGAAACGCTGGTGACGCTCGAACAGCCATCCCCGGATGTGTTTGTGCTCCAGAACACCCAGTTGAAGGTCAAGCTCGAGAGCGGCCTCATCACATCGCTCTACGACCTGAAGGCCAACCGAGAGATCATTCCCAAGGGACAGAAGGCCAACCGATACGTCATTTTTGACGACAAGCCTCTGTACTGGCAGGCTTGGGATGTCGAGGTGTTCCATCTCGACAGCCGCAAGGAGCTCTCGACTTCTGAGACCAAGGTTCATGAGCAGAAGAAGCACCGCGTCAGCGTCATTaccaagaccaagatcaGCGACAAGAGCTACATCGAGACGGTGATTAGTCTTTCGGCGTGCTCTCCAAGCCAACAGTCGTTCGTCGAGGTCAGCAGCAAGGTGGAGTGGCACGAGACGATGAAGTTTCTCAAGGTTGAGTTTCCCGTGGATATCCGCAACACGGAAGCGAGCTATGAAACCCAGTTTGGTATCGTGCGGAGGCCTACTCACTACAATACGAGCTGGGACATGGCCAAGTTTGAGGTTTGCTCGCATCGGTTTGCGGATTTGTCGGAGCATGGCTATGGTGTTTCTGTTTTGAACGACTGCAAGTATGGGTTTGCCACGAGCGGGAACCTGATGAGGCTGTCGCTGCTGAGGAGCTCCAAGGCGCCTGATGCGCATGCTGATATGGGAACTCATCACATCCGGTGGGGAATTTTGCCGCATCAGGGGGGGCTGAGCCATGTTACTGTGAGGAAGGGGTACGAGTTTAACAACCCGCTCAAGATTTTTGAGGTGGAGAGCCTGGGGGATGTGAAGAGTTGGttgcggacgaggagggtgtggttggACAGCGAGTCggatgaggggttggtgctggACACGGtcaagaggggggaggatgatgagaagacgggggaggagaatgtGATTTTGAGAATGTATGACAGTCTTGGGGGGCTGGCGAGGGGTAGGGTGAAGAGTGTGTGGGGGATCAAGAGGGTGACCAAGGTGAATTtgctggaggatgaggttgaggaggtggaggtggatggggatgggtttggtgttgagctGAAGGCTTTTGAGGTGGCGACTTACAAGTTGGAGTTGGACCATTAAGGAGACCGTCTTGTATGGTTGGGCGAGgtgatttttttttggacTGTTTTGTTTTGAGATTGTGCGAAGAGTGGTGTTAACGGATTATGAGATTCGAGATTTTGATTTTAGGTCTCGAGAGTTTAGTTGAAGAATGGTTATCACGCTTCAAGTTGCTTGAGGAGTGCCAGTGGCAGCAACGTCTCAAGGAATCAATCACCAtgaaccccttccctccgAAAAGTATGAGCCCAACACGCGACACACATCCCCCAATTCTCAGGGATGTGGCTACAAATCTCAGAGCAACTATCAATTGGGGACGCCCGAGAGGTGTACTTGGATTGAGCAGACTTATCTTTAGAACAGCAAGCAGCATGCATGAGAGCAGCGATCCTGAATTCCATCACACTTCGTTGTCGACCTCACCGCACACGCAATTTTGCGAGGAAAGGGATCGAGGTCTGTAAACCGTGATCAAGCAAGTCACTCAAAGtcaagcatcatcatcgctTCCATAACAATCTCACATTCCCTACTTCCTACTTCCTACCccgctctccctcctccccatctaTTGTATTCACCGATATCCCCTTTCTAAAACGCCAAAATTCAGAAATCAAACCCCCCATTTCAGCACCCCCCCTCGCCATTCCCAcaccaaacaacaaacaaaactcttctcccttccctccctcccctaccccttcttccccccctctctcttttcACCTGGGAGTCGCTCCAAGATtcaccccctctcctccccccctcctcccccccctccacccaccaaaGAAAACCTCAGAACATAAAAAGCGACACAAATAAACcaagtaaaaaaaaaaagagcctCTTGTTTTAGGTATAACATCAACCAAACAAAGAGAGCCTtgccccccatcccatccatcccatgTCTTTCCAGCCCATGCAAAtatttgtttgtttgagaaagaagaaaaatgaaACATTTTTCTCatgctcaccaccctccacacCGTCCATCAAAAAAACCCCCTCTTCAAAAAGGGCTATATCATTAAGCAAGGAAAGAGACACTTTttcaagtttttttttttgcaaaaATGTCCGCATCCAAGATGCAGTAATCAATAAACTTGAGCTACTGCGGGTATGGATATGTCTTGGTGTGTGTGACTTTTTtgcaggaaaaaaaaaaaaaaaaaaactcctGTCTCCCCAAATCACATgaacctcccccgcccccccttaCTGCGAAGCGCACTGTACGCGCTCGGCATGCGGGtgcccatcatcctcgtcctcatccatGGCAGTGGCCccgccaaagccaccctTGGAGCTGGCGTCCACATCCTCGATATCAGCCGGTTCCGTCATGGCATTAGCAGGGGGTGTGTTGATGATCTCTGGCGATGGGAGGCACTTCCGAAGGGCCTCAAAGGCGGCCTCGTCTTGAGTCCAGCCCTTCTCGGGGAATTTGACGCTGAATCGGATGTACATGTTGCCAAAGTCGTGGTGGCGGTATGATGGCATACCTTGCCCGCGGATCATCTTCACGGTGCCTTTAAATCGTGTTAGACAAGACGTTCTAACCAACAGACACCAGTCAAAACTTACCAGGTGAGATAGCCTCGCCAGGCAGAATGTCAAcactcaaccacctctcaTCAAGGTGCTCGATGTAAATTGTTCCACCAGCAAGAGCCGTTACGAGATCAATCTCGGCGTTGTAGAGCAGGTCGTCCTCCTTGCGCTCAAAGCGAGGGTGTGGCTTCTGCTCAATCTGGAAAACGACATCACCCGCAAGGATGCCTGGCGCTTGGTCACCCTCACCACGGAATTCCACCTTGGTACCGCTTCTCACGCCACGGTCAACGTGGACATGGAGAACCTTCCTGTCAACCACTGTCTTCTTGCCCATGCACCCTCTGCAcctgtccttctccttgacaaGTTCACCCTCGCCATTGCAGTCTGGGCAAACGGTCTGGAAGCGTTGGATCATGGGACCCATCTGGCGCATCATAGTCTTCATACCGTGACCGTCGCAAGTTGTGCACTTGCGAACGGCACCTTCCTTGCCCCCGCGACCCTCGCACTTGGGGCAGATGATGGAGCGCTGAAGGGCAAGCTTGGAGACCTTGCCGCGGTAAATGTCCTCAAGGGAGACGTTGTGAACGTGGTGGATGGTCTTGGCCTTGCTTGGCCCGCGATTCTGcgtgccgccgccgaacatgccaccaagaccaccgccgaagccgccggAACCAAAGAACTGGGCAAACAGATCCTCAGCAGCCatgccgcc is drawn from Podospora pseudocomata strain CBS 415.72m chromosome 1 map unlocalized CBS415.72m_1, whole genome shotgun sequence and contains these coding sequences:
- a CDS encoding uncharacterized protein (EggNog:ENOG503PB7K), with translation MMAAPMPGPLSLNPQIPVTPPPDHHMFMKGLFPPNAFQQLGHHNHNHQHHSQPPQQYRGIGLGLQHHEPTPSNSTTSGPHIKSEADPPSLISPRPSSRSTMQPPPPQLQTSPTFPPSYPSSKPQQQQQQQQQQHHHQQQQVGIDPATAAQAAVDPRYIAMASRIASYYQQRCQAVANFQQQRCQQWAAAQRAKCQEMTQAAMLVVAWYIRDRINRRRKRQKKTFKRALNNKNSAKSKVTKGETVRNWVMGVPLEKGDFVPGRELPKDEQERDFDMDRMGEREEDKDGRLFEVADGLIKSQLARVEVPFLGLVGFEESESEESEGESEMSYEEEELEEGEEYEEEEEEEEYEEEEEHVGMGKGKEEENTMGSLSKDAQLGTVEGTDRRKSRDSSVL
- the AMS1 gene encoding Glycoside hydrolase, 38 vacuolar alpha mannosidase (BUSCO:EOG092607QZ; CAZy:GH38; COG:G; EggNog:ENOG503NW9D) encodes the protein MGGENHCGNGPRSDYPIRAPKPVGQYISQIYKSRIGQFYARGQYANENLLSMMNDAVVYGEPHVQLWVWHAPGQTRPTFKEAVSHDFEKTKVGASFGPSWTTHWFRVKITVPDNVRDQELVEFHWDANNEGLIWSEDGKPLQGLTGGGERVEWALPKPFLDGKEHTFYVEMACNGMFGIGQGDLIAAPDPNRYYTVERANIVAVNPDARGLHIDTWIIGDAAKEFPSDSPEQHHALDVYNRIIEAFEPGNKDSLKTCRKIAQEYLGPDVDSHKVYESDKKPLVFGIGHCHIDSCWLWPFDETKRKVARSWSNQCNLMERYPELNFACSQAQQYKWLKELYPYVFERVKQKVKDGQFHPIGGSWVEHDTNLPSGESLVRQFVYGQRFFEENFGKRCQTFWLPDTFGYSSQLPQLCRLAGMTRFLTQKLSWNNINKFPHTTFNWVALDGSQVICHMPPAETYTAEAHFGDVKRSMSQHKSLDQDPTSLLVFGKGDGGGGPTWQHLEKLRRARGISDTVGLLPRVHMGSSVDDFFDHLEAKGDKLVTWYGELYFELHRGTYTTQSNNKRNNRRAEDALRAVELLATIASIEGHCAYPKKEIDEMWESVLLCQFHDCLPGSSIEMCYHDSDEIYKKVFETAEKILGEATGLREATADAVTSNTGVAFTSLPWSRHEIVELADGELAVASGPGPFMKLRPFSLESEETLVTLEQPSPDVFVLQNTQLKVKLESGLITSLYDLKANREIIPKGQKANRYVIFDDKPLYWQAWDVEVFHLDSRKELSTSETKVHEQKKHRVSVITKTKISDKSYIETVISLSACSPSQQSFVEVSSKVEWHETMKFLKVEFPVDIRNTEASYETQFGIVRRPTHYNTSWDMAKFEVCSHRFADLSEHGYGVSVLNDCKYGFATSGNLMRLSLLRSSKAPDAHADMGTHHIRWGILPHQGGLSHVTVRKGYEFNNPLKIFEVESLGDVKSWLRTRRVWLDSESDEGLVLDTVKRGEDDEKTGEENVILRMYDSLGGLARGRVKSVWGIKRVTKVNLLEDEVEEVEVDGDGFGVELKAFEVATYKLELDH
- the YDJ1 gene encoding Type I HSP40 co-chaperone (COG:O; EggNog:ENOG503NW8I), translated to MVKEAKYYEILGVSPNATEQELKKAYKISALKFHPDKNPNNPEAEHKFKEVSHAYEILSDPQKRQIYDQYGEAGLEGGAGGGGGMAAEDLFAQFFGSGGFGGGLGGMFGGGTQNRGPSKAKTIHHVHNVSLEDIYRGKVSKLALQRSIICPKCEGRGGKEGAVRKCTTCDGHGMKTMMRQMGPMIQRFQTVCPDCNGEGELVKEKDRCRGCMGKKTVVDRKVLHVHVDRGVRSGTKVEFRGEGDQAPGILAGDVVFQIEQKPHPRFERKEDDLLYNAEIDLVTALAGGTIYIEHLDERWLSVDILPGEAISPGTVKMIRGQGMPSYRHHDFGNMYIRFSVKFPEKGWTQDEAAFEALRKCLPSPEIINTPPANAMTEPADIEDVDASSKGGFGGATAMDEDEDDGHPHAERVQCASQ